One window of the Haloarcula halobia genome contains the following:
- a CDS encoding ribonuclease J, producing MEVEIATIGGYEAVGRQMTAVRAGDDVVIFDMGLNLSKVLIHDNVETERMHSLDLIDMGAIPDDRVMSDLEGDVKAIVPTHGHLDHIGAISKLAHRYDAPIVATPFTIELVKQQIKGEEKFGVQNDLVKMEAGERMDIGDKNELEFVNVTHSIIDAINPVLHTPEGAVVYGLDKRMDHTPVIGDPIDMERFREIGREGNGVLCYIEDCTNAGKKGRTPSEAVARRHLRDVMESIQDYDGGIVATTFSSHIARVKSLVEFADDIGRQPVLLGRSMEKYSGTAERLDFVDFPEDLGMYGHRKSVDRTFKRIMNEGKENFLPIVTGHQGEPRAMLTRMGRGETPYELDDGDKVLFSARVIPEPTNEGQRYQSEKLLGMQGARIYDDIHVSGHLRQEGHYEMLDALQPQHVIPAHQSLEGFAPYVDLAENQGYKVGRDLHITRNGNMIQLTD from the coding sequence ATGGAAGTCGAAATTGCGACAATCGGCGGTTACGAGGCTGTTGGCCGACAGATGACGGCTGTCCGTGCAGGTGACGACGTCGTCATCTTCGACATGGGCCTCAACCTCTCGAAGGTACTGATTCACGACAACGTCGAGACCGAGCGGATGCACTCGCTGGACCTCATCGACATGGGTGCCATCCCGGACGACCGCGTCATGTCCGACCTCGAGGGCGACGTGAAGGCCATCGTGCCGACGCACGGTCACCTCGACCACATCGGCGCCATCTCGAAGCTGGCCCACCGGTACGACGCGCCCATCGTGGCGACGCCCTTTACCATCGAGCTGGTCAAACAGCAGATCAAGGGCGAGGAGAAGTTCGGCGTCCAGAACGACCTCGTGAAGATGGAGGCCGGCGAGCGGATGGACATCGGCGACAAGAACGAACTCGAGTTCGTCAACGTGACCCACTCCATCATCGACGCCATCAACCCCGTCCTCCACACGCCGGAGGGCGCGGTCGTCTACGGCCTGGACAAGCGGATGGACCACACGCCGGTCATCGGCGACCCCATCGACATGGAGCGGTTCCGCGAGATCGGCCGCGAGGGCAACGGCGTCCTCTGTTACATCGAGGACTGTACGAACGCGGGCAAGAAGGGGCGGACGCCCTCCGAGGCCGTCGCTCGCCGACACCTGCGGGACGTGATGGAGAGCATCCAGGACTACGACGGCGGCATCGTCGCCACGACGTTCTCCTCGCACATCGCCCGCGTGAAGAGCCTCGTGGAGTTCGCCGACGACATCGGCCGCCAGCCGGTCTTGCTGGGCCGCTCGATGGAGAAGTACTCCGGCACCGCAGAGCGGCTGGACTTCGTCGACTTCCCGGAAGACCTCGGGATGTACGGCCACCGCAAGTCCGTCGACCGCACGTTCAAGCGGATCATGAACGAGGGCAAGGAGAACTTCCTGCCCATCGTCACCGGACACCAGGGCGAGCCACGGGCGATGCTCACCCGCATGGGCCGCGGCGAGACCCCCTACGAACTGGACGACGGCGACAAAGTGCTGTTCTCGGCCCGGGTCATCCCGGAGCCGACGAACGAGGGCCAGCGCTACCAGTCCGAGAAGCTGCTGGGCATGCAGGGCGCCCGTATCTACGACGACATCCACGTCTCGGGCCACCTCCGGCAGGAAGGGCACTACGAGATGCTCGACGCCCTCCAGCCCCAGCACGTCATCCCCGCCCACCAGAGCCTCGAAGGGTTCGCGCCCTACGTGGACTTAGCGGAGAACCAGGGCTACAAGGTGGGCCGTGACCTGCACATCACCCGCAACGGGAACATGATCCAGCTCACGGACTAA
- the idsA3 gene encoding geranylfarnesyl diphosphate synthase, translated as MSERHQQVEDAILARRERVNAALPEDLPVQKPEHLYEATRYLLDAGGKRLRPTVLLLVAESLLDVDPLSADYREFPTLDGGRADVMAAALAIEVIQTFTLIHDDIMDDDDLRRGVPAVHKEYDLSTAILAGDTLYSKAFEFLLSTGAADDRTVAANRRLATTCTRICEGQSLDIEFEDRSAVTPDEYLEMVELKTAVLYGASTSVPATLLGADEETVEALYNHGLDVGRAFQIQDDLLDLTTPSEKLGKQRGSDLVENKQTLVTLHARQQGVDVENLVDSDSVDEVSEAEIDAAVERLREAGSIEYARNRAQELVQSGKENLEVLPDNEARDLLSGIADYLVEREY; from the coding sequence ATGTCCGAACGCCATCAGCAGGTCGAAGACGCCATCCTCGCCCGGCGCGAGCGGGTCAACGCGGCCCTCCCCGAGGACCTGCCGGTCCAGAAACCGGAGCACCTCTACGAGGCGACCCGGTACCTGCTGGACGCTGGCGGCAAGCGACTCCGTCCGACGGTCCTCCTGCTGGTCGCGGAGTCGCTGCTCGACGTCGACCCGCTGTCGGCGGACTACCGTGAGTTCCCGACGTTGGACGGCGGCCGCGCCGACGTGATGGCGGCCGCACTGGCCATCGAGGTCATCCAGACGTTCACGCTCATCCACGACGACATCATGGACGACGACGACCTCCGCCGCGGGGTCCCGGCCGTCCACAAGGAGTACGACCTCTCGACGGCCATCCTGGCCGGCGACACGCTCTACTCCAAGGCGTTCGAGTTCCTGCTGTCGACCGGGGCCGCGGACGACCGGACCGTCGCTGCCAACCGGCGACTGGCGACGACCTGCACCCGCATCTGCGAGGGGCAGTCGCTCGACATCGAGTTCGAGGACCGCTCGGCCGTGACGCCCGACGAGTACCTCGAGATGGTCGAGCTCAAGACGGCGGTGCTCTACGGCGCGTCGACGTCCGTCCCGGCGACGCTGCTCGGCGCCGACGAGGAGACCGTCGAGGCACTGTACAACCACGGCCTCGACGTCGGCCGGGCGTTCCAGATTCAGGACGACCTGCTCGACCTGACGACGCCATCGGAGAAGCTTGGCAAGCAGCGCGGGTCGGACCTGGTCGAGAACAAGCAGACGCTCGTGACACTCCACGCACGCCAGCAGGGCGTCGACGTGGAGAACCTGGTCGATTCGGACTCGGTCGATGAGGTCTCGGAGGCCGAGATCGACGCCGCGGTCGAACGCCTCCGCGAGGCCGGATCCATCGAGTACGCCCGCAACCGGGCCCAGGAGCTGGTCCAGAGCGGCAAGGAGAACCTCGAGGTCCTTCCGGACAACGAGGCCCGCGACCTGCTTTCCGGCATCGCGGACTACCTCGTCGAACGCGAGTACTGA
- a CDS encoding glutamate--tRNA ligase, with the protein MDDALRQRIEEAAETNALLNAVKHDSEAQVGAIMGPLMGQNPDFREYGDEIPGVIAPVVDRVNEMDAAERRARLAELAPEKLAELEAEDEGEDHPLPDLPGAEDVETVRMRVAPNPNGPWHIGHARMAAVVGTYKERYDGEFVCRFDDTDPETKRPDLEAYDQILHAIDYLGFEPDDVVRASDRVETYYEYARDLIDAGGAYTCSCPQGEFSDLKNSGEACPHREKDAATVREEFDAMVDGEYDSGEMVLRVRTDITHKNPALRDFVAFRMIDTPHPREEAAEYRCWPMLDFQSGLDDHLLGVTHIIRGIDLQDSAKRQRFVYDYFDWEYPEVVHWGHVQVDEYDVSLSTSTISELVADGELDGWDDPRAPTVASLERRGIRGQALVEAMVGLGTSTSNVDLAMSSVYANNRDMIDDETDRAFFVREDDDHGGLVERMVVGGPDEGHPPVHPDHEDRGERDISVANGVAIEGDDLPPHGERVWLKGYGCVRHTRDTFEYAGDDISAVREEGVDVVHWAPADGPDLRLRTMDGDVTGRVEPGVLEYDPDDLLQFERIGFARLDAVDPDGESVAYFAHP; encoded by the coding sequence ATGGACGACGCCCTACGGCAGCGCATCGAGGAGGCCGCCGAGACCAACGCCCTCCTCAACGCGGTCAAACACGACAGCGAGGCACAGGTCGGGGCCATCATGGGCCCGCTCATGGGCCAGAACCCCGACTTCCGTGAGTACGGCGACGAGATTCCGGGTGTCATCGCGCCGGTCGTCGACCGGGTCAACGAGATGGACGCCGCCGAGCGACGCGCCCGATTGGCGGAACTCGCCCCGGAGAAACTCGCGGAACTGGAGGCCGAGGACGAGGGCGAGGACCACCCGCTGCCCGACTTGCCGGGCGCAGAGGACGTCGAGACGGTCCGGATGCGCGTCGCGCCGAACCCCAACGGCCCGTGGCACATCGGCCACGCGCGGATGGCCGCCGTCGTGGGCACCTACAAGGAGCGCTACGACGGCGAGTTCGTCTGCCGGTTCGACGACACCGACCCCGAGACCAAGCGGCCCGACCTCGAGGCCTACGACCAGATCCTCCACGCCATCGACTACCTGGGCTTCGAACCCGACGACGTGGTCCGGGCGAGCGACCGGGTCGAGACGTACTACGAGTACGCCCGGGACCTCATCGACGCCGGGGGAGCCTACACCTGCTCGTGTCCACAGGGCGAGTTCTCGGACCTGAAGAACAGCGGCGAGGCCTGCCCGCACCGCGAGAAGGACGCAGCGACCGTCCGCGAGGAGTTCGACGCGATGGTCGACGGCGAGTACGACAGCGGCGAGATGGTCCTGCGGGTCCGGACCGACATCACCCACAAGAACCCCGCGCTGCGTGACTTCGTCGCGTTCCGGATGATCGACACGCCCCACCCCCGCGAGGAAGCCGCCGAGTACCGCTGCTGGCCGATGCTGGACTTCCAGAGCGGGCTGGACGACCACCTGCTTGGGGTCACCCACATCATCCGCGGCATCGACCTGCAGGACTCCGCGAAGCGCCAGCGGTTCGTCTACGACTACTTCGACTGGGAGTACCCCGAGGTCGTCCACTGGGGGCACGTCCAGGTCGACGAGTACGACGTCTCGCTGTCGACCTCGACGATCTCCGAACTCGTCGCCGACGGCGAACTCGACGGCTGGGACGATCCGCGCGCGCCGACGGTCGCCAGCCTCGAACGCCGGGGCATCCGCGGCCAGGCGCTGGTCGAGGCGATGGTCGGACTCGGCACCTCCACGTCGAACGTCGACCTCGCGATGTCCTCGGTGTACGCCAACAACCGCGACATGATCGACGACGAGACCGACCGCGCGTTCTTCGTCCGCGAGGACGACGACCACGGCGGCCTCGTCGAGCGGATGGTCGTCGGCGGTCCCGACGAGGGCCACCCGCCGGTCCATCCGGACCACGAGGACCGCGGCGAGCGCGACATCTCCGTCGCGAACGGCGTCGCCATCGAGGGCGACGACCTGCCACCCCACGGCGAGCGCGTCTGGCTGAAGGGCTACGGCTGTGTCCGCCACACCCGCGACACCTTCGAGTACGCCGGCGACGACATCAGCGCGGTTCGCGAGGAGGGCGTCGACGTGGTCCACTGGGCTCCGGCCGACGGCCCCGACCTCCGCTTGCGGACGATGGACGGCGACGTGACGGGCCGGGTCGAACCGGGCGTCCTCGAGTACGACCCGGACGACCTGCTCCAGTTCGAGCGCATCGGGTTCGCCCGCCTCGACGCCGTCGACCCCGACGGCGAGTCGGTCGCGTACTTCGCACACCCCTGA
- a CDS encoding alpha/beta hydrolase yields MTHSDATTVTVQRDLPFQEVDGEVLHLDLYEATAASGPKPMAVLVRGGGFAVGDKGEFARHAIDLAEDGYLVVEPQYRLAPEWTFPAPLVDVKAAVEWCRAEGEAYGGDPTRVVAAGHSAGANLVVLAAATPDDPALEPDLYPGTSSALSAVAGYAGVYDFRAFARLDDAETDVDTHAQYLGGTPGEVPEAYELASPVAQADVSMPPTLLMHGRDDAVIPPQQTELMAEALGPLTSVNHDVVPGGHGFPFNGAFYDDVYERTATFFDQHAGAGPATDTGHGVSGPPDGGSTPR; encoded by the coding sequence GTGACTCACAGCGACGCCACGACGGTCACGGTCCAGCGCGACCTCCCCTTCCAGGAGGTCGACGGCGAGGTGCTCCACCTGGACCTCTACGAGGCGACGGCGGCGAGCGGTCCGAAACCGATGGCGGTCCTCGTCCGCGGCGGCGGGTTCGCCGTCGGCGACAAGGGCGAGTTCGCGCGCCACGCCATCGACCTGGCCGAAGACGGCTACCTCGTGGTCGAACCGCAGTACCGCCTCGCCCCGGAGTGGACGTTCCCGGCCCCGCTGGTGGACGTCAAGGCCGCCGTGGAGTGGTGCCGGGCGGAAGGCGAGGCCTACGGTGGTGACCCGACCCGCGTCGTCGCCGCCGGCCACTCCGCCGGAGCGAACCTCGTGGTCCTTGCGGCCGCGACACCCGACGACCCGGCCCTCGAACCCGACCTGTACCCCGGGACCTCGTCGGCGCTCTCGGCCGTCGCCGGCTACGCCGGGGTCTACGACTTCCGGGCCTTCGCCCGACTCGACGATGCCGAGACGGACGTAGACACGCACGCCCAGTACCTCGGTGGCACGCCCGGCGAGGTGCCGGAGGCCTACGAGCTGGCCTCGCCGGTGGCCCAGGCCGACGTCTCGATGCCCCCAACGCTGCTGATGCACGGGCGCGACGACGCGGTGATTCCCCCACAGCAGACGGAGCTCATGGCCGAGGCGCTGGGGCCGCTGACCTCGGTGAACCACGACGTCGTCCCAGGCGGCCACGGGTTCCCGTTCAACGGGGCGTTCTACGACGACGTCTACGAGCGAACCGCGACCTTCTTCGACCAGCACGCCGGTGCCGGACCCGCGACTGACACCGGCCACGGGGTGAGTGGGCCGCCGGACGGCGGGTCGACTCCCCGCTGA
- a CDS encoding 4Fe-4S dicluster domain-containing protein gives MAIDPEFEDNREAVAQHDGHNVWGPVEEPETLGIHGTHVAVDFDICIADGACLEDCPVDVFEWVDTPDHPESEIKADPAHEDQCIDCMLCVDVCPVDAIDVDPGRAGRI, from the coding sequence ATGGCGATAGACCCAGAGTTCGAGGACAACCGCGAGGCCGTTGCACAGCACGACGGACACAACGTGTGGGGCCCCGTCGAGGAACCGGAGACGCTCGGCATCCACGGCACACACGTCGCCGTTGACTTCGACATCTGTATCGCCGACGGCGCCTGCCTGGAGGACTGTCCCGTCGACGTCTTCGAGTGGGTCGACACGCCGGACCACCCCGAGAGCGAGATCAAGGCCGACCCCGCCCACGAGGACCAGTGCATCGACTGCATGCTCTGTGTAGACGTCTGTCCGGTCGACGCCATCGACGTCGACCCCGGTCGGGCCGGTCGTATCTGA
- a CDS encoding electron transfer flavoprotein subunit beta/FixA family protein, with protein MHTVVLTKGVPDFREGQVSFDEDGHLERGKTPTVMNPNDKHALRAAFQTKVRNGGTVSLMSMGPPGYQEVLQEGMRDVYADDLYLLSDREMGAADTWATAMTVATGLEKLENPPDLVFAGFKTADGETGHTGPQTCWCLDWPIITHVISLDIDEDEQVVRAKRLVDGDISEIETVEAPMPCFIVADPEFEPTYRRAEHRLKHKDLREETQERAENYEDLVTVWDHEDLNLDPDYIGLDGSPTIVAGVDPIPKAPSEREATHVEADDDAAMEAVLDELTPYAAGD; from the coding sequence ATGCACACTGTAGTCTTGACGAAAGGTGTCCCCGACTTCCGTGAAGGACAGGTCTCCTTCGACGAGGACGGGCATCTCGAACGCGGGAAGACACCGACGGTGATGAATCCGAACGACAAACACGCGCTCCGGGCGGCGTTCCAGACGAAGGTCAGGAACGGCGGGACGGTCTCCCTGATGAGTATGGGTCCACCGGGGTATCAGGAAGTCCTCCAGGAGGGGATGCGGGACGTCTACGCCGACGACCTCTATCTCCTCTCCGACCGGGAGATGGGGGCCGCAGACACCTGGGCGACGGCCATGACCGTCGCAACCGGCCTCGAGAAGCTCGAGAACCCGCCGGACCTCGTGTTCGCGGGATTCAAGACCGCGGACGGAGAGACCGGCCACACCGGCCCCCAGACCTGCTGGTGTCTCGACTGGCCGATCATCACCCACGTCATCTCGCTGGACATCGACGAGGACGAGCAGGTGGTGCGGGCAAAGCGCCTGGTCGACGGCGACATCTCGGAGATAGAGACCGTCGAGGCGCCGATGCCGTGTTTCATCGTCGCCGACCCCGAGTTCGAACCGACCTACCGGCGGGCCGAACACCGCCTGAAGCACAAGGACCTCCGCGAGGAGACACAGGAGCGGGCCGAGAACTACGAGGACCTGGTGACGGTGTGGGACCACGAGGACCTCAACCTCGACCCGGACTACATCGGGCTGGACGGCTCGCCGACCATCGTTGCCGGCGTCGACCCCATCCCGAAGGCACCCTCCGAGCGGGAGGCGACACACGTCGAGGCCGACGACGACGCGGCGATGGAAGCGGTACTCGACGAACTGACCCCCTACGCGGCAGGTGACTGA
- a CDS encoding electron transfer flavoprotein subunit alpha/FixB family protein has product MADIDPTEHEIADLGPKIKDVDDPDELREMLELEEGGEDRTPVKTLIESRIEKLEAEDEVGDPETVDLSDLTIADIANMVRDVDDGDVLRDILEREKDGENRKGAISQIESRIESVEGTEEDEDAEEVEYVPPEEKYPELDHPTNDKQWVEGTAGAEYRDMWVYCETQAGELVDVSKEMLGKARQLMDDYNDDYDEDEQVVAVLIGADASEHVDEVVAHGADLVLYHEDDRLERFRHKPYTEIFCDMARAGGDLAHEDRQEVDWKDYHEPRYTLFPATNNGRDLSALVQGELDSGLASDCSGLYIENAMISNPAKVGNAGDKKEFEKVLHMKRPDFSGFEYSTILCIDKPNRDFHPQGGSVIPGSFDIQEPDFEREAEVVDYEMELDEDWFFVDVTEFDQLSGGVDLTGNEVVVAVGRGIGDDPTQGVELALDLVDAFEDADLGLSRGVITSSYQFDGHVEQYITEERQIGESGQEVEPAVYIAAGISGAIQHKVGCDESDTIIAVNTNPDADIADFSDYVIEGDLFEVLPRLTEAVESGDLAAALQEVSDD; this is encoded by the coding sequence ATGGCCGACATAGACCCAACAGAACACGAGATAGCGGACCTCGGACCGAAGATCAAGGACGTCGACGACCCGGACGAGCTCCGGGAGATGCTCGAACTCGAGGAAGGCGGCGAGGACCGGACGCCGGTCAAGACGCTCATCGAGAGCCGCATCGAGAAACTCGAAGCCGAGGACGAGGTGGGAGACCCCGAGACGGTCGACCTCTCGGACCTGACCATCGCCGACATCGCGAACATGGTCCGGGACGTCGACGACGGCGACGTCCTCCGTGACATCCTCGAACGCGAGAAAGACGGCGAGAACCGCAAGGGCGCCATCAGCCAGATCGAGAGCCGCATCGAGTCTGTCGAGGGAACGGAGGAGGACGAGGACGCCGAGGAGGTCGAGTACGTCCCGCCCGAGGAGAAGTACCCCGAGCTCGACCACCCGACCAACGACAAGCAGTGGGTCGAGGGGACCGCCGGCGCGGAGTACCGCGACATGTGGGTCTACTGTGAGACCCAGGCCGGCGAGCTCGTCGACGTCTCGAAGGAGATGCTCGGGAAGGCCCGCCAGCTGATGGACGACTACAACGACGACTACGACGAGGACGAGCAGGTCGTCGCCGTCCTCATCGGGGCGGACGCGAGCGAGCACGTCGACGAAGTGGTGGCTCACGGCGCGGACCTGGTCCTCTACCACGAGGACGACCGTCTGGAGCGGTTCCGACACAAGCCCTACACGGAGATATTCTGTGACATGGCCCGTGCCGGCGGCGACCTCGCCCACGAGGACCGCCAGGAGGTCGACTGGAAGGACTACCACGAACCGCGCTACACGCTGTTCCCGGCGACGAACAACGGCCGGGACCTCTCGGCGCTGGTCCAGGGCGAACTCGACTCCGGACTGGCCTCGGACTGCTCGGGGCTGTACATCGAGAACGCGATGATATCCAACCCCGCGAAGGTCGGCAACGCGGGCGACAAGAAGGAGTTCGAGAAGGTCCTGCACATGAAGCGCCCGGACTTCTCCGGGTTCGAGTACTCGACTATCCTGTGTATCGACAAGCCCAACCGGGACTTCCACCCGCAGGGCGGGTCGGTCATCCCGGGAAGCTTCGACATCCAGGAACCCGACTTCGAGCGCGAGGCGGAGGTCGTCGACTACGAGATGGAGCTGGACGAGGACTGGTTCTTCGTCGACGTCACGGAGTTCGACCAGCTCTCGGGCGGCGTGGACCTCACCGGCAACGAGGTGGTCGTGGCCGTCGGCCGCGGCATCGGCGACGACCCGACGCAGGGCGTCGAACTCGCGCTCGACCTCGTCGACGCCTTCGAGGACGCCGACCTCGGGCTTTCGCGCGGAGTCATCACGTCCTCGTACCAGTTCGACGGCCACGTCGAGCAGTACATCACCGAGGAGCGCCAGATCGGCGAGTCCGGCCAGGAGGTCGAACCGGCCGTCTACATCGCCGCCGGCATCTCCGGGGCAATCCAGCACAAGGTCGGTTGTGACGAGTCCGACACCATCATCGCCGTCAACACCAACCCCGATGCCGACATCGCCGACTTCTCCGATTACGTCATCGAGGGCGACCTCTTCGAGGTGCTGCCGCGACTGACGGAGGCCGTCGAGTCGGGCGACCTCGCCGCGGCGCTCCAGGAGGTCAGCGATGACTGA
- a CDS encoding FAD-dependent monooxygenase, with the protein MTEHEHYEAVVVGCGPGGAAAAANLARNGVETLVLERGVDAGSKNVSGGLIYAEESAPYTIDSLFPEFREQASERPVTENYIHNIAGDRVKSFDIGGLHHHDTEWADAVLRRKMDSWLAQRVHELTRETGGGLLTEVRVTGLLRDGGEIVGVETAELEPIEADLIVAADGVNSELARDAGLMDWEDPEEWFQGVKATVEMDPETINERFDVDDDEGVAHLFSGDLFDGVRGGGFLYTNESSLSIGTVFHLDSIADERAEPHELLNNLLTHPLLAQWLGDEYEELEYSAKLVPDSKKVAHTSPHEGRLVLVGDAAGQMQAQGPIIKGMNHAVTAGALAAEAFADAKSRGSPHQAGELYESKLYDEGVMDKLRPSNYNIFGKLGELEAVDNVSNSLVKSTLGRVGIKLTGGLLERAYSSPTLVSMIPDTKLPYVTLPTVIAEELGDRVTDTNTVEPPELDDRIGDLTYDVGDPHIELLDNSFAASGTAVTACPVSAKDFGGGCYRDERVKTNGSEEHLVSLDTQPCVECGTCAVVADTHWEHPAGGKGVDYEQG; encoded by the coding sequence ATGACTGAGCACGAACACTACGAGGCCGTCGTCGTCGGCTGTGGCCCCGGCGGGGCCGCCGCCGCGGCGAACCTCGCGCGCAACGGGGTCGAGACGCTCGTGCTGGAACGGGGCGTCGACGCGGGTTCGAAGAACGTCTCGGGCGGGCTCATCTACGCCGAGGAGTCCGCACCCTACACCATCGACAGCCTGTTCCCCGAGTTCCGCGAGCAGGCCAGCGAGCGGCCGGTGACCGAAAACTACATCCACAACATCGCCGGCGACCGGGTGAAATCGTTCGACATCGGCGGCCTGCACCACCACGACACGGAGTGGGCAGACGCCGTCCTGCGCCGGAAGATGGACTCCTGGCTGGCCCAGCGGGTCCACGAACTCACCCGAGAGACGGGCGGGGGCCTGCTGACCGAGGTCCGAGTCACCGGTCTGCTGCGTGACGGCGGCGAGATAGTCGGCGTCGAGACGGCGGAACTCGAGCCCATCGAGGCCGACCTGATCGTCGCCGCCGACGGTGTCAACTCCGAACTGGCCCGCGACGCCGGCCTGATGGACTGGGAGGACCCCGAGGAGTGGTTCCAGGGCGTGAAAGCCACCGTGGAGATGGACCCCGAGACCATCAACGAGCGCTTCGACGTCGACGACGACGAGGGCGTGGCCCACCTGTTCTCGGGCGACCTGTTCGACGGCGTCCGCGGCGGCGGGTTCCTCTACACCAACGAGTCGTCGCTCTCTATCGGGACCGTCTTCCACCTAGATTCCATCGCCGACGAGCGGGCCGAACCCCACGAGCTGCTTAACAACCTGCTGACCCACCCCCTGCTGGCCCAGTGGCTGGGCGACGAGTACGAGGAACTCGAGTACAGCGCGAAGCTCGTGCCGGACTCGAAGAAGGTGGCCCACACGTCGCCCCACGAGGGCCGCCTCGTCCTCGTGGGGGACGCCGCCGGCCAGATGCAGGCCCAGGGCCCCATCATCAAGGGGATGAACCACGCCGTCACGGCCGGGGCGTTGGCCGCCGAGGCCTTCGCCGACGCGAAGTCCCGGGGGTCGCCCCACCAGGCCGGCGAGCTCTACGAGTCGAAACTGTACGACGAGGGCGTGATGGACAAACTGCGCCCCTCGAACTACAACATCTTCGGCAAGCTGGGCGAACTCGAGGCCGTCGACAACGTCTCGAACTCGCTCGTGAAGTCCACCCTCGGCCGGGTCGGCATCAAGCTGACGGGCGGCCTGCTCGAGCGGGCCTACTCCTCGCCGACGCTCGTCTCGATGATCCCCGACACGAAACTGCCCTACGTGACCCTGCCGACGGTCATCGCGGAGGAACTGGGCGACCGGGTGACCGACACCAACACGGTCGAACCGCCGGAGCTCGACGACCGCATCGGCGACCTGACCTACGACGTCGGTGACCCGCACATCGAGCTGCTGGACAACTCCTTTGCCGCGTCGGGTACGGCGGTGACGGCCTGTCCGGTCAGCGCGAAGGACTTCGGCGGCGGGTGTTACCGCGACGAGCGGGTCAAGACCAACGGCTCCGAGGAGCACCTCGTGAGCCTCGACACCCAGCCCTGCGTCGAGTGTGGTACCTGTGCCGTCGTCGCCGACACCCACTGGGAGCACCCGGCCGGCGGGAAGGGCGTCGACTACGAGCAGGGGTAG
- a CDS encoding GNAT family N-acetyltransferase: MELTEPLQFDHDDRKDIYEYIESHGSVKPEVARQALQMDPRPFGHHVALLKRDGVLEERAGELRVAYEGAVEEEFRADDLEFTIRQARQEDLTGLVGAIREAIGGGGYVDAETVADVVDSEGVLLRHNELESRIFFVACVDDDVVGWVHLKHPESKKLRHTAELTLGVLERYRGHGIGSHLLERGTAWAASNGYEKLYNSIPASNEDAIEFLQAHGWEVEAVRENHYKFEDEYVDETMMAKAL; encoded by the coding sequence ATGGAACTCACGGAACCGCTCCAGTTCGACCACGACGACCGGAAAGACATCTACGAGTACATCGAGTCACACGGCTCGGTCAAGCCGGAGGTCGCCCGGCAGGCGCTCCAGATGGACCCCCGGCCGTTCGGCCACCACGTCGCGCTCCTGAAACGCGACGGCGTGCTCGAGGAGCGAGCGGGCGAACTCCGGGTCGCCTACGAGGGTGCCGTCGAGGAGGAGTTCCGCGCCGACGACCTGGAGTTTACCATCCGGCAGGCACGCCAGGAGGACCTCACAGGTCTCGTCGGGGCGATCCGCGAGGCCATCGGTGGCGGGGGCTACGTCGACGCAGAGACCGTCGCGGACGTCGTCGACAGCGAGGGCGTGTTGCTCCGCCACAACGAACTCGAATCGCGCATCTTCTTCGTGGCCTGCGTCGACGACGACGTCGTCGGCTGGGTCCACCTCAAACACCCCGAGAGCAAGAAACTGCGACACACCGCCGAGCTCACGCTGGGCGTCCTGGAGCGCTATCGCGGCCACGGCATCGGGTCGCACCTGCTGGAGCGTGGTACCGCGTGGGCCGCCTCGAACGGCTACGAGAAGCTCTACAACTCGATTCCGGCGTCCAACGAGGACGCCATCGAGTTCCTCCAGGCCCACGGCTGGGAGGTCGAGGCCGTCCGGGAGAACCACTACAAGTTCGAAGACGAGTACGTCGACGAGACGATGATGGCCAAGGCGCTGTAG
- a CDS encoding DUF456 domain-containing protein — MISSGLSLVLVLVAFALLVGAVVGSLVPQVPGALLSLLGVALYWYATGEPGTLLLAGLLLVAVLTWVVDVAGGAVAARVGGASNLTAVLAGLVGLVLFFLTGPLGMILGVTATVFLVELRRQQDARKGAKAALVTTVGMLASGVVQALLTGTILVTMVVVALL; from the coding sequence ATGATATCGTCCGGTCTCTCGCTGGTCCTGGTCCTCGTCGCGTTCGCGCTGCTGGTGGGGGCCGTCGTCGGCAGTCTCGTCCCGCAGGTCCCGGGAGCGCTGCTCTCGCTGCTGGGCGTCGCCCTCTACTGGTACGCGACGGGCGAGCCCGGCACGCTGCTGCTGGCCGGTCTGCTCCTCGTCGCCGTCCTCACGTGGGTCGTCGACGTCGCCGGCGGGGCCGTCGCCGCCCGCGTGGGTGGCGCGTCGAACCTGACGGCCGTCCTCGCCGGCCTCGTCGGCCTCGTCCTCTTCTTTCTCACGGGGCCGCTGGGCATGATCCTCGGCGTCACGGCCACCGTCTTCCTCGTCGAGCTCCGTCGCCAGCAGGACGCCCGCAAGGGCGCGAAGGCGGCGCTGGTGACGACGGTCGGGATGCTCGCGTCGGGCGTCGTCCAGGCGCTTTTGACCGGGACGATACTCGTCACGATGGTGGTGGTCGCACTGCTATGA